Proteins encoded by one window of Babylonia areolata isolate BAREFJ2019XMU chromosome 8, ASM4173473v1, whole genome shotgun sequence:
- the LOC143285230 gene encoding uncharacterized protein LOC143285230, with the protein MWSVESAVYTCGEVTKLQGSYNTTLVQLAFTSQGTDEYPCGTDVQTSKPQGRSSFLFSPCCTSVQPMLHSRCQFWHDAVDLGEKLGSDGVLVTDCRVCFCNRPDCTAWQLEHRRRMILCPDFILFRRTVVC; encoded by the exons ATGTGGAGTGTTGAAAGCGCTGTGTATACTTGCGGCGAAGTTACGAAATTACAGGGAAGTTACAACACCACGCTTGTTCAGTTGGCCTTCACCTCGCAGGG CACAGACGAGTACCCCTGTGGCACAGACGTCCAAACGTCCAAACCCCAAGGACGTTCTTCCTTCCTGTTCAGCCCATGCTGCACTTCTGTCCAGCCCATGCTGCACTCCCGATGTCAGTTCTGGCACGATGCGGTGGACCTTGGGGAGAAACTGGGGTCTGACGGGGTCCTTGTGACGGACTGCAGAGTTTGCTTCTGCAACAGACCTGACTGTACAGCATGGCAGCTGGAACACAGGAGGAGGATGATTTTGTGTccagattttattttgtttcgaaGAACTGTTGTGTGCTGA